One Luteolibacter arcticus DNA segment encodes these proteins:
- a CDS encoding NADH-quinone oxidoreductase subunit C, whose amino-acid sequence MSAAQDIEKLCAKFGADVVGTKEFRGEHTICVKLGVLHDVLATAKKDFGYEMIIDISSLDHFGEDPRFEMVYELVTVDDSKHLRVKSKVSEEEEVPTCTDVWVGADWHEREVYDMMGIRFTGHPDLRRILMWEGYPFYPLRKDFPLAGRPSEMPDVAFTGIAPLEGGPFVTSPGTNDSVKREPRARVVK is encoded by the coding sequence ATGTCCGCTGCCCAGGATATTGAAAAGCTTTGCGCGAAATTCGGCGCGGATGTCGTCGGAACGAAGGAGTTTCGTGGCGAGCACACGATCTGCGTGAAGCTCGGCGTGCTGCATGACGTGCTCGCGACCGCCAAGAAGGATTTCGGCTACGAGATGATCATCGACATCTCGAGTCTGGACCACTTCGGCGAGGATCCGCGCTTCGAGATGGTCTATGAACTTGTCACCGTGGACGATTCGAAGCACCTGCGGGTGAAATCGAAGGTCTCCGAGGAAGAGGAAGTGCCGACCTGCACCGACGTCTGGGTGGGTGCCGATTGGCATGAGCGCGAGGTTTACGACATGATGGGCATCCGTTTCACGGGGCACCCGGACCTCCGCCGTATCCTGATGTGGGAGGGCTATCCCTTCTACCCGCTGCGGAAGGATTTCCCGCTGGCCGGCCGCCCGAGCGAAATGCCGGACGTGGCTTTCACGGGCATTGCTCCGCTGGAAGGTGGTCCTTTCGTGACCAGCCCCGGCACCAATGACTCCGTGAAGCGCGAGCCGCGCGCCCGCGTGGTGAAGTAA
- the nuoB gene encoding NADH-quinone oxidoreductase subunit NuoB: MVSDSTQTAHAAYDSKIEGNIIFTRVDAAMNWMRKNSMWPMPMGLACCAIEMMASACSRFDLSRFGMEVMRFSPRQADVMIVAGTVTYKMALAVKRIWDQMPEPKWCIAMGACASSGGMYRSYAVLQGIDKLIPVDVYISGCPPRPEALIEGLMKLQAKIEGDPAFSNQKKEFLEDIA, from the coding sequence ATGGTCAGCGACTCCACCCAGACGGCCCACGCGGCCTACGATTCCAAGATCGAGGGCAACATCATCTTCACCCGTGTGGATGCCGCGATGAATTGGATGCGAAAGAATTCCATGTGGCCGATGCCCATGGGACTCGCCTGCTGCGCGATCGAGATGATGGCTTCCGCTTGCAGCCGCTTCGACCTCAGCCGCTTCGGCATGGAGGTGATGCGCTTTTCTCCGCGCCAGGCCGACGTGATGATCGTGGCCGGGACTGTGACCTACAAAATGGCCCTCGCCGTGAAGCGGATCTGGGACCAGATGCCGGAGCCAAAGTGGTGCATCGCCATGGGCGCCTGCGCCTCCTCCGGTGGGATGTATCGCTCCTACGCCGTGCTGCAGGGCATCGACAAGTTGATCCCGGTGGACGTCTACATTTCCGGCTGCCCGCCGCGGCCCGAGGCACTCATCGAGGGCCTCATGAAGCTCCAGGCGAAGATCGAGGGAGATCCCGCTTTCTCGAATCAGAAGAAGGAGTTTTTGGAAGACATCGCCTGA
- a CDS encoding Uma2 family endonuclease, whose translation MAVLEKAPTPPLQAGDVLSRAEFERRYAAMPELKKAELIDGIVYMAPPVRAEHHGIPHVNLATLLQVYAARYADLKVADNSTVRLDMLNEPQPDLLLMRDGGQARIDLDGYICGAPELVAEIASSSASYDLHQKKRTYLRSGALEYLVWIVAEKRIVWWQLQGDDFVEIQPAADGSLESPNFPGLVIDAPALVAGDFAKALARVA comes from the coding sequence ATGGCCGTCCTCGAAAAAGCCCCTACCCCGCCCTTGCAGGCGGGCGACGTACTTTCGCGCGCCGAATTCGAGCGGCGTTATGCGGCGATGCCGGAACTCAAAAAGGCGGAACTCATTGATGGCATTGTTTATATGGCTCCTCCCGTCCGCGCCGAACATCATGGGATCCCCCATGTGAATCTAGCAACCCTCCTGCAGGTTTACGCGGCGAGATACGCGGACCTGAAAGTCGCCGACAACAGCACCGTCCGGCTCGACATGCTCAACGAACCACAGCCCGACTTGCTGCTCATGCGTGACGGTGGACAGGCCAGGATCGACTTGGACGGCTATATCTGCGGGGCACCGGAATTGGTCGCGGAGATTGCCTCCAGCTCTGCTTCCTACGATCTCCACCAGAAGAAACGCACTTACCTCCGGTCCGGCGCGCTTGAATATCTGGTGTGGATCGTGGCCGAAAAACGTATCGTCTGGTGGCAACTCCAGGGGGATGATTTCGTGGAAATCCAGCCCGCCGCCGACGGGTCCCTTGAGAGCCCGAATTTTCCGGGCCTCGTGATCGACGCCCCCGCGCTGGTCGCCGGAGACTTCGCCAAGGCTTTGGCCCGGGTCGCCTGA
- the trpA gene encoding tryptophan synthase subunit alpha: MNRIDAAFDRLRSEGKKAFVAYVAAGDPSFEASLEVIKALADAGSDVIELGLPFSDPLADGIVNQMAADRALKAGMTTPRSLELIRKFRETHQTPIVLFTYLNPIFTYGFEKFHADAAAAGADGILLLDLPPDEARENDDLARGEGLKHIRLIAPTTPDDRVKLLAESAEGFIYALSRTGVTGAHGVPSEGIGEQVAKIRRDAKVPVCVGFGITTPDQATMVAKSADGVIVGSAIVKQIELNPTRAAEAVRDFVSPLIAATKAV; the protein is encoded by the coding sequence ATGAACCGCATCGATGCCGCCTTCGATAGGCTCCGCTCGGAAGGAAAGAAAGCCTTCGTCGCCTATGTCGCCGCCGGCGATCCCTCCTTCGAAGCCTCGCTGGAGGTGATCAAAGCCCTCGCCGACGCCGGCTCGGACGTGATCGAACTGGGGCTCCCCTTCTCGGACCCGCTGGCCGACGGCATCGTCAACCAGATGGCCGCCGACCGCGCGCTCAAGGCCGGCATGACCACGCCGCGCTCGCTGGAGCTGATCCGAAAATTCCGCGAGACGCACCAGACGCCGATCGTGCTCTTCACCTACCTCAATCCGATTTTTACCTACGGCTTCGAGAAATTCCACGCCGATGCCGCAGCGGCCGGAGCGGACGGGATCCTGCTGCTCGACCTTCCACCAGATGAGGCGAGGGAAAACGACGACCTCGCCCGCGGCGAGGGCTTGAAGCACATCCGCCTGATCGCCCCGACGACGCCGGACGACCGGGTGAAGCTACTTGCCGAAAGCGCCGAGGGTTTCATCTACGCGCTGTCCCGCACCGGCGTGACCGGGGCGCATGGTGTTCCTTCCGAGGGCATCGGCGAACAGGTCGCGAAGATCCGCAGGGACGCGAAGGTGCCGGTCTGCGTCGGCTTCGGCATCACCACTCCCGACCAGGCGACCATGGTTGCGAAATCGGCGGACGGGGTGATCGTCGGCTCGGCCATTGTGAAACAGATCGAACTCAATCCCACCCGCGCCGCCGAGGCCGTCCGGGACTTCGTTTCCCCGCTGATCGCCGCCACCAAGGCTGTCTGA
- the dapF gene encoding diaminopimelate epimerase, translating into MLLHFYKMNGAGNDFVVIDNRDLATSLTKDQIEHLCDRHRGVGADGLLAVEPAENGADFKFRYYNADGGEAEMCGNGARCFGRFTAALMEGEADRVTFETIAGKLAAELVEDDIRIAMSEPKDLKLDTGVVIPGLEGTLRFINTGVPHVVVFVADLPGTEVVRHGAAIRYHRGFAPAGTNANFATVLAPGHIAIRTYERGVEDETLACGTGMVACALMHHLLDGAPSPIKVDVKGGDTLEIGFEKTGETTFRNVTLTGPADFVFEGDIEI; encoded by the coding sequence ATGTTGCTGCATTTCTACAAGATGAACGGAGCCGGCAACGACTTCGTTGTCATTGACAACCGCGATCTCGCCACCTCGCTGACCAAGGACCAGATCGAGCATCTCTGCGACCGCCATCGCGGCGTCGGGGCCGATGGATTGCTGGCCGTGGAGCCCGCGGAGAACGGTGCCGATTTCAAGTTCCGCTACTACAATGCCGATGGCGGCGAGGCCGAGATGTGCGGCAATGGTGCACGCTGCTTCGGACGCTTCACCGCGGCCCTGATGGAGGGAGAAGCGGACCGGGTGACCTTTGAAACGATCGCCGGCAAGCTCGCCGCGGAGTTGGTGGAAGACGACATCCGCATCGCGATGTCGGAGCCGAAGGACCTCAAGCTCGACACCGGCGTCGTGATTCCCGGCCTCGAGGGCACGCTGCGCTTCATCAATACCGGCGTGCCACATGTGGTCGTCTTCGTGGCCGATCTGCCCGGCACCGAGGTTGTCCGCCATGGCGCGGCGATCCGCTACCATCGTGGCTTCGCACCGGCCGGGACGAATGCCAATTTCGCCACCGTGCTCGCGCCCGGCCACATCGCAATCCGCACCTACGAGCGCGGCGTGGAAGACGAAACCCTCGCCTGCGGCACCGGCATGGTGGCCTGCGCGCTGATGCACCACCTGCTTGATGGCGCGCCGTCGCCGATCAAGGTGGATGTGAAGGGCGGTGACACGCTGGAGATCGGTTTTGAGAAAACTGGCGAGACGACGTTCAGGAACGTGACCCTCACCGGCCCAGCGGATTTCGTGTTCGAAGGCGACATTGAGATTTGA
- a CDS encoding zeta toxin family protein — translation MKQPKLILIGGPNGAGKTTFAREILTTDLKGLRFLNADEIARGLSPFDPDRVARKAGRILLGEIAELTSSAEDFALESTLSGRSHAHILQRAKDAGYCITLHFLWIPSAKVSLARVRQRVKKGGHNVPIVDIMRRYDRIMKNLIELYLPLADRWGVWSSEALRFSALANSETHAITDVEAFLTGS, via the coding sequence ATGAAACAGCCCAAGCTCATTCTGATCGGCGGTCCGAACGGCGCGGGGAAGACGACGTTCGCGAGAGAAATTCTCACAACCGACCTCAAGGGCTTGAGGTTTTTGAATGCCGACGAAATCGCGCGCGGCCTATCGCCCTTCGACCCGGACCGGGTTGCTCGGAAAGCTGGCCGCATCTTGCTGGGGGAGATCGCCGAGCTTACAAGCTCCGCCGAAGATTTCGCCTTGGAGTCCACGCTTTCGGGTCGTTCCCACGCTCACATTCTCCAGCGCGCCAAGGATGCCGGTTACTGTATTACGCTGCATTTCCTATGGATTCCCAGCGCCAAGGTGTCGTTGGCGCGGGTGCGCCAGCGGGTGAAGAAAGGCGGCCATAACGTCCCCATCGTCGATATCATGCGCCGCTACGACCGCATCATGAAGAATCTCATCGAACTTTACCTCCCCTTGGCGGATCGCTGGGGGGTGTGGAGTTCCGAAGCCCTCCGGTTTAGCGCCTTGGCAAACTCCGAAACCCACGCTATCACTGACGTCGAAGCCTTCCTCACAGGTTCATGA
- the dapA gene encoding 4-hydroxy-tetrahydrodipicolinate synthase, with protein MTFRGTYTALITPFREDRVDTAAFKALIDRQVAAGITGIVPVGTTGESPTVDTDEHIEIIRLAVEYAAGRCQVIAGSGANATKEAIELTQAAEKVGATGTLQVCPYYNKPSQEGLYLHFRAVAENTSLPVMLYSVPGRSGIEIGVETTARLAADCKNIVSIKEAGGSVERVNQLFQAVPADFSILSGDDPLTLPFMSCGAVGLVSVAANLVPEVLVKLVQTCLDGDFPAALAQQKKWYPLFRGLMSLEVNPVPIKEAVALQGHCGRELRLPLAPLDDARLEQLRKLLRDFSLLS; from the coding sequence ATGACCTTCCGAGGCACCTACACCGCGCTCATTACACCCTTCCGCGAAGACCGAGTCGATACGGCCGCTTTCAAAGCCCTGATCGACCGTCAAGTCGCCGCTGGAATCACGGGCATCGTGCCGGTCGGAACCACCGGTGAGTCGCCGACCGTCGATACGGACGAACACATCGAGATCATCCGCCTCGCCGTGGAGTACGCCGCCGGCCGCTGCCAAGTCATCGCTGGCTCCGGTGCGAATGCGACCAAGGAAGCGATCGAGCTCACCCAGGCCGCGGAGAAGGTCGGCGCGACCGGCACCCTGCAGGTCTGCCCTTACTACAACAAGCCCTCCCAGGAAGGCCTCTACCTTCACTTCCGCGCCGTCGCAGAAAACACCTCGCTGCCGGTGATGCTTTACAGCGTTCCCGGCCGCAGCGGCATCGAGATCGGCGTGGAAACCACCGCCCGCCTCGCCGCGGATTGCAAGAATATCGTCTCGATCAAGGAAGCCGGTGGCTCCGTCGAGCGCGTGAACCAGCTCTTCCAAGCCGTCCCCGCGGACTTCTCGATCCTTTCCGGCGATGACCCGCTGACCTTGCCCTTCATGTCCTGCGGCGCGGTCGGCCTCGTGTCTGTCGCCGCCAACCTCGTCCCGGAAGTGCTCGTGAAGCTCGTCCAGACCTGCCTCGACGGTGATTTCCCCGCCGCCCTGGCCCAGCAGAAGAAGTGGTATCCCCTCTTCCGCGGGCTGATGTCGCTGGAAGTGAACCCCGTCCCGATCAAGGAAGCCGTAGCTCTCCAAGGCCACTGCGGCAGAGAACTCCGCCTGCCCCTTGCGCCGCTCGATGACGCACGGCTCGAACAGCTCCGGAAGCTTCTTCGTGATTTCTCGCTGCTTTCTTGA
- a CDS encoding type II toxin-antitoxin system VapB family antitoxin, translating to MRLTIDIDEKVLDEVMKYTGETKKGPAVLKAATDFLRRGRINEFTRRVMAGEFDFPMTNEELESAPLEDHSADGADR from the coding sequence ATGCGACTCACCATCGACATTGACGAGAAGGTCCTCGACGAGGTGATGAAATACACCGGCGAGACCAAGAAGGGTCCGGCCGTGCTCAAGGCCGCCACGGACTTCCTGCGTCGTGGAAGAATCAATGAGTTCACCCGCCGGGTCATGGCAGGTGAATTCGATTTCCCGATGACCAACGAAGAACTGGAGTCCGCCCCTTTGGAGGACCATTCCGCCGATGGTGCTGATCGATAG
- the dapB gene encoding 4-hydroxy-tetrahydrodipicolinate reductase: MIQLLVTGKSGRMGQAVIQAASHEPAVLVTATHDAGENLVAAIAQANTVIDFTMHKFTGELLEAALKSGTHLVIGTTGHTDDERAAIREASAKLPIVYAPNFSIGVNTLFWLTQKAAQILTQDRFDIEVTEMHHRHKIDAPSGTARRLLEILNEETATSYDKDVAHGRFGNVGPRPPREIGMHTLRGGDVVGDHTVMFAADGERVELTHKASSRLTFAAGAVRAAVWLYDKPAGLYDMQDVLGLR, translated from the coding sequence ATGATCCAACTTCTCGTCACCGGAAAGTCCGGCCGCATGGGCCAAGCCGTCATCCAGGCTGCCAGCCATGAACCCGCCGTCCTGGTTACCGCGACCCATGACGCCGGCGAAAACCTCGTCGCGGCGATCGCCCAGGCGAACACGGTCATCGACTTCACGATGCACAAGTTCACCGGCGAGCTGCTGGAGGCTGCCCTGAAAAGCGGCACCCATCTGGTGATCGGCACCACCGGCCACACCGATGACGAGCGCGCCGCGATCCGCGAGGCCTCGGCGAAGCTGCCGATCGTCTACGCGCCGAACTTTTCGATCGGCGTGAACACGCTCTTCTGGCTCACGCAAAAGGCCGCGCAGATCCTTACGCAGGATCGCTTCGACATCGAGGTGACGGAAATGCACCACCGCCACAAGATCGACGCCCCGTCCGGCACGGCGCGCCGCTTGTTGGAGATCCTCAACGAGGAAACCGCCACCAGTTACGACAAGGACGTCGCCCACGGGCGATTCGGCAATGTCGGCCCGCGCCCGCCGCGGGAAATCGGCATGCACACCTTGCGTGGCGGCGATGTCGTCGGCGACCACACCGTGATGTTCGCCGCCGATGGCGAGCGCGTGGAGCTCACCCACAAGGCCAGCTCGCGACTGACCTTCGCCGCCGGTGCCGTCCGCGCCGCGGTCTGGCTCTACGACAAGCCGGCCGGCCTCTACGACATGCAGGACGTGCTGGGGCTGAGGTGA
- the folK gene encoding 2-amino-4-hydroxy-6-hydroxymethyldihydropteridine diphosphokinase has product MKSSVSKVGVALGSNLGNRLRHLQDARDLLKNLAAPGSFRQAPVYQTEPVACPPDSPDFYNTVVEFDYAGTAHDLLDATQGIEFRLGRAANPERNAPRVIDVDILYFGDERIDGGILDLPHPRLTSRRFVLQPLTDLHPELVLPGDQVSIAEHLRHLDSEEPPLATVQAVW; this is encoded by the coding sequence TTGAAGTCTTCTGTCTCCAAAGTGGGCGTCGCCCTCGGCTCGAATCTCGGCAACCGCCTGCGTCACCTGCAGGACGCCCGTGACTTGCTGAAGAATCTCGCCGCGCCCGGCAGCTTCCGGCAGGCCCCGGTCTATCAGACCGAACCGGTCGCGTGCCCGCCCGATTCGCCGGACTTTTACAATACCGTGGTCGAGTTCGATTACGCGGGAACCGCCCATGACTTGTTGGACGCAACCCAAGGGATCGAATTCCGGCTCGGCCGCGCGGCAAATCCAGAGCGCAACGCCCCGCGCGTCATCGACGTGGACATCCTCTACTTCGGCGACGAGCGGATCGATGGCGGAATCCTCGATCTCCCCCACCCCCGGCTGACCTCGCGGCGCTTCGTGCTCCAGCCACTGACCGACCTCCACCCGGAACTGGTGCTGCCGGGCGATCAAGTTTCGATTGCGGAACACCTCCGCCACCTTGATTCTGAGGAGCCGCCGCTCGCCACCGTGCAGGCAGTGTGGTAG
- the panB gene encoding 3-methyl-2-oxobutanoate hydroxymethyltransferase, whose amino-acid sequence MSAPEKAAALAARKHAGPPVTMLTAYDYPTARLFDEAGIDALLVGDSLGMVVLGYPNTTHVTLEHMLHHVAAVARAKPKALVIGDLSIGTYPDPATALANARKLVEAGAEAVKLEGGLRQASKVRAIVEAGIPVCGHLGMLPQRVLEEGGYRKKGKTPEQSAALLEGAQALVDAGVFAIVLESVVPKTAEWLTSQLAVPTIGIGCGDHTCDGEVAVATDLIGTFPWFVPPFAKPEANLSPQITAAAAAYKARVQNCPALG is encoded by the coding sequence TTGTCCGCTCCCGAAAAAGCCGCTGCCCTCGCCGCCCGGAAGCACGCCGGTCCGCCAGTGACGATGCTGACCGCCTACGACTACCCCACCGCGCGGTTGTTCGACGAAGCGGGCATTGACGCCCTGCTGGTCGGCGACTCACTGGGCATGGTCGTCCTTGGCTACCCGAACACCACCCACGTCACGTTGGAGCACATGCTTCACCATGTGGCGGCAGTCGCTCGTGCGAAGCCAAAGGCGCTGGTGATCGGCGACCTCTCCATCGGTACCTACCCCGATCCCGCGACCGCCTTGGCAAACGCCCGCAAGCTCGTCGAGGCCGGTGCCGAGGCCGTGAAGCTCGAAGGCGGCCTCCGCCAGGCCTCCAAAGTCCGGGCCATCGTCGAAGCCGGCATTCCCGTCTGCGGTCATCTTGGCATGCTGCCGCAGCGCGTGCTGGAGGAAGGCGGCTACCGGAAAAAGGGCAAGACCCCCGAGCAAAGCGCTGCCCTGCTCGAGGGAGCGCAGGCCCTCGTCGATGCCGGAGTCTTCGCCATCGTGCTGGAAAGTGTGGTGCCAAAGACCGCCGAATGGCTCACCTCGCAGCTTGCAGTGCCCACCATCGGCATCGGCTGCGGCGACCATACGTGTGACGGCGAGGTCGCGGTCGCCACCGACCTCATCGGCACCTTTCCTTGGTTCGTCCCGCCGTTCGCCAAGCCTGAAGCGAACCTTTCCCCGCAAATCACCGCTGCGGCAGCCGCCTACAAAGCCCGCGTCCAGAACTGCCCTGCCCTTGGTTAG
- a CDS encoding peptide chain release factor family protein: MVSPEKQAALDARMAKLRIAEDDLVEKFVLGSGAGGQKINKTSSCVYLKHVPSGIEVKCQAHRSREMNRFQARHDLCDRLEGIRKEKVQAQIDAVEKLRRQNRPLSRRSKQRSVVEKRKTSQKKSMRRSPGRDD, encoded by the coding sequence TTGGTTAGTCCCGAAAAGCAAGCCGCCCTCGACGCCCGGATGGCCAAGCTGCGCATCGCGGAGGACGATCTTGTCGAAAAGTTCGTCCTCGGCTCCGGCGCTGGCGGGCAGAAGATCAACAAGACCTCGTCCTGCGTTTACCTCAAGCATGTCCCGAGCGGCATCGAGGTGAAGTGCCAGGCCCACCGGTCGCGGGAAATGAACCGCTTCCAAGCCCGGCACGACCTGTGCGACCGGCTGGAGGGCATCCGCAAGGAAAAGGTCCAGGCTCAGATCGACGCCGTCGAAAAGCTCCGCCGCCAGAACCGCCCGCTCTCCCGCCGCTCGAAGCAGCGCTCGGTCGTGGAGAAGCGCAAGACCTCGCAAAAGAAGTCGATGCGCCGCTCGCCCGGACGAGACGATTGA
- a CDS encoding thymidylate synthase, whose product MKAYLDLMRDVLQHGEERRDRTGTGTLSVFGRQARYDLREGFPCLTTKKLHLRSIIHELLWFLKGDTNVAYLQQNGVRIWDEWADESGELGPVYGRQWRSFPTPDKDGRTVDQIAELVHGLRGDPHSRRHLVVAWNPGEVNRMALPPCHCLFQFFVHEPDSDRPGLSCQLYQRSADLFLGVPFNVASYALLTMMLAQVCGYEAREFIHTFGDLHLYKNHLDQANEQLTRAPRALPKMWINPKVRELDDFTFDDFRLENYDPHPHIKAEVSV is encoded by the coding sequence ATGAAAGCCTACCTCGACTTGATGCGCGATGTCCTCCAGCACGGCGAGGAACGCCGCGACCGCACCGGCACCGGCACGCTTTCCGTCTTCGGCCGTCAGGCCCGCTACGATCTCCGCGAGGGCTTTCCCTGCCTCACGACCAAGAAGCTCCACCTCCGCTCGATCATCCACGAGCTGCTATGGTTCCTGAAAGGCGACACCAACGTCGCCTACCTCCAGCAGAATGGCGTGCGCATCTGGGACGAGTGGGCCGATGAAAGCGGCGAACTCGGCCCGGTCTATGGCCGCCAGTGGCGCTCCTTCCCCACGCCGGATAAAGATGGCCGCACCGTCGATCAGATCGCCGAGCTCGTCCACGGCCTGCGCGGCGACCCGCATTCGCGCCGCCATCTCGTCGTCGCGTGGAATCCCGGCGAGGTCAACCGCATGGCGCTGCCGCCTTGCCATTGCCTGTTCCAGTTCTTCGTCCACGAGCCGGACTCGGATCGCCCCGGCCTCTCCTGCCAGCTCTACCAGCGCTCGGCCGACCTGTTCCTCGGCGTGCCCTTCAATGTCGCCTCCTACGCCTTGCTCACGATGATGCTGGCTCAGGTCTGCGGCTACGAGGCGCGCGAGTTCATCCACACCTTCGGCGACTTGCACCTCTACAAGAACCACCTCGACCAGGCGAACGAGCAGCTCACCCGCGCACCGCGCGCGTTGCCGAAAATGTGGATCAATCCGAAGGTCCGCGAACTCGACGACTTCACCTTTGACGACTTCCGGCTCGAAAACTACGACCCGCACCCGCACATCAAGGCGGAGGTCTCGGTTTGA
- a CDS encoding dihydrofolate reductase, producing the protein MMRLIAIVAMTPERVIGRDGTLPWHLPEDLAFFKRTTSGHPIVMGRKTYDSIGRPLPKRRNIVVTRDPSWSADGVETIQGPEQLSTLDLDGDVFIIGGSGIYAAFLPQLDELLVSHVHHPYPGDTRFPEFAHLFQEPEPVESHDAFEVLRYRRL; encoded by the coding sequence ATGATGCGCCTGATCGCCATCGTCGCCATGACCCCGGAGCGGGTGATCGGGCGTGACGGAACCTTGCCGTGGCACCTGCCCGAGGACCTCGCGTTCTTCAAGCGCACCACCTCCGGCCACCCGATCGTCATGGGCCGGAAAACCTACGATTCGATCGGCCGGCCGCTGCCGAAGCGCCGCAATATCGTCGTCACCCGCGATCCATCGTGGTCGGCGGACGGGGTGGAAACAATCCAAGGGCCAGAGCAGCTTTCCACGCTCGACCTCGACGGCGACGTCTTCATCATCGGCGGGTCCGGCATCTACGCGGCGTTCCTTCCGCAGCTCGACGAACTCCTCGTTTCCCACGTCCACCATCCCTACCCCGGCGACACCCGCTTTCCCGAATTCGCCCACCTTTTCCAAGAACCCGAGCCCGTCGAATCGCACGATGCCTTCGAGGTGCTCCGCTACCGCCGACTCTAA
- a CDS encoding DUF3127 domain-containing protein codes for MAQTFELEGTLKHLYDTQTFASGFAKREFVVEVPDGKYPQMLKFECVKDKISMLDGVSIGDSVKVAFDIRGSEYKERFYVNLNAWKLTKADGSGGSSASDDGGRHNSSFDSQFDNEPDASDDIPF; via the coding sequence ATGGCCCAAACATTCGAACTCGAAGGCACCCTCAAGCACCTCTACGACACGCAGACCTTTGCCAGCGGCTTCGCCAAGCGCGAATTCGTCGTGGAAGTCCCGGACGGCAAGTATCCGCAGATGCTCAAGTTCGAGTGCGTGAAGGACAAGATCTCGATGCTCGATGGCGTGAGCATCGGCGACTCGGTGAAGGTCGCCTTCGACATCCGCGGCAGCGAATACAAGGAGCGCTTCTACGTGAACCTGAACGCCTGGAAACTGACCAAGGCCGACGGGTCCGGCGGCAGTTCCGCCAGCGACGACGGCGGACGCCACAATTCCAGCTTCGACTCCCAGTTCGACAACGAACCGGACGCCTCGGACGACATTCCGTTCTAA